A region from the Wolbachia endosymbiont of Folsomia candida genome encodes:
- a CDS encoding IS4 family transposase yields the protein MIKGLKMYGVNTNTQYTDSLGDKWLERELRHVNLGDIRLNKRLITTSYLIERKASGSINQSCGGWKEAKGAYRLFSNEKLEAEKIYSSHHKETAERIKGNKLIFSIQDTSYLDFDSHINTKGLGSISKAYTKHKKGLLLHSALMVSKEGLPLGLSSQQCWARPARKEETAKEKANRKYRTSIEEKESYKWIAALKETINNVSKDVQLVTLGDREADIFKFLWIAESLGSFYVIRNRANRKFICTEEGKTDLQTRIAQLPVKEKIVLEVAKNGHQKSRKANIEVKYMKGYIPIRAPYIYGSKDTAHKISDKVAVYVVSAKEMDPPKGVEAIDWTLLTNVPVNSTLDAIERINWYKLRWKIEEYFRILKSGCKIESSRLTTKERLQKLIAIKSIITFKILYLTKVALSHPMEACTKVLSNEEWKALYIREHQVATLPEEPPNIKQAIIWLGKLGGFMNRKGDNLPGSMTLWRGYENLRESMVMLHIITSQSYG from the coding sequence TTGATAAAGGGTTTAAAAATGTACGGAGTAAATACAAATACGCAATATACTGATAGCTTAGGGGACAAATGGCTAGAAAGAGAGTTGAGACATGTTAATCTGGGAGATATAAGGCTTAATAAGAGGCTTATTACAACAAGTTATCTTATAGAGCGTAAGGCATCTGGATCAATTAATCAAAGTTGTGGTGGATGGAAAGAAGCTAAGGGCGCGTACAGGTTGTTTAGTAATGAAAAGCTTGAGGCCGAGAAAATTTATTCTTCTCATCATAAAGAAACAGCGGAAAGGATAAAAGGAAATAAGCTTATATTTTCAATCCAAGATACTAGTTATTTGGATTTTGACTCTCATATAAATACCAAAGGGCTAGGCAGTATTTCTAAAGCTTATACAAAGCATAAAAAGGGTTTGCTGCTGCATAGTGCCTTAATGGTCAGTAAAGAAGGATTACCTTTAGGTTTATCTTCTCAACAGTGCTGGGCGCGTCCCGCTAGAAAAGAAGAAACAGCAAAAGAAAAAGCAAATAGGAAATACCGTACTTCTATAGAGGAGAAAGAAAGTTATAAGTGGATAGCAGCACTAAAAGAAACCATAAATAACGTTTCCAAAGATGTACAACTTGTCACTCTTGGTGATAGGGAAGCAGATATCTTCAAATTTTTATGGATAGCTGAATCATTGGGTAGTTTTTATGTAATCCGTAACCGAGCTAATAGAAAATTTATCTGTACTGAAGAGGGAAAAACAGATTTGCAAACACGCATAGCTCAACTTCCGGTAAAAGAGAAAATCGTCTTGGAAGTTGCTAAAAACGGGCACCAGAAGTCAAGAAAAGCAAATATTGAAGTAAAATATATGAAAGGCTATATACCTATCAGAGCGCCTTACATTTATGGGTCAAAAGATACAGCACATAAAATAAGTGATAAAGTCGCTGTATATGTGGTAAGCGCAAAGGAAATGGATCCTCCTAAAGGAGTTGAAGCTATCGATTGGACTTTGTTAACTAATGTACCAGTTAATAGCACTTTAGATGCCATAGAAAGGATAAATTGGTATAAGCTACGATGGAAAATTGAAGAATACTTTAGAATTTTAAAATCAGGATGTAAAATAGAAAGCTCTCGTTTAACTACAAAGGAAAGGCTACAGAAATTAATTGCTATAAAGAGCATTATTACATTTAAAATTTTATATTTAACAAAAGTGGCTTTATCGCATCCTATGGAGGCTTGCACTAAGGTTCTAAGCAATGAAGAGTGGAAAGCTCTTTACATACGTGAGCATCAAGTGGCCACATTGCCCGAAGAACCTCCAAACATAAAACAAGCTATTATTTGGTTAGGAAAATTAGGTGGGTTTATGAATAGAAAAGGTGATAATTTACCAGGAAGTATGACTCTATGGCGAGGCTATGAAAATCTTAGAGAGAGCATGGTTATGCTTCACATAATAACTTCTCAAAGTTATGGGTAA
- a CDS encoding virB8 family protein — MLKFFKRKDSTESLDRDINWNSSRYSTVAAQRNVLLLFALILLAAISISILAIFKISTNSTIEPFVIEIEKKSGIVQLVDPVTVKQYSANEVLNNYFITEYIKAREVFDPYHYNYNYYTKVRLFSSSGVYNEFRNYIRSQNLDDLFNLYSDFVKNEFKVRSIQKLGNDALQVRFTIEFTRKDGSSTRKNKIVIMSYRYASLEMDDQQRYINPLGFQVISYRVDDEYV, encoded by the coding sequence ATGCTAAAATTTTTCAAGCGAAAAGACAGTACCGAATCATTAGATAGGGACATAAATTGGAATTCGAGCCGCTATAGCACAGTTGCTGCTCAAAGGAATGTTTTACTTTTATTTGCATTAATATTATTAGCAGCAATTTCTATCAGCATATTAGCTATATTTAAAATTAGCACTAATAGCACTATTGAGCCATTTGTTATAGAAATTGAAAAGAAGTCAGGAATAGTGCAATTGGTTGATCCTGTTACAGTGAAACAATATTCCGCAAATGAAGTATTAAATAATTATTTTATTACAGAATATATAAAAGCAAGAGAGGTTTTTGACCCATATCATTACAATTATAACTACTATACAAAGGTGAGGTTATTTTCCTCATCAGGCGTATATAATGAGTTTAGAAATTATATAAGGTCACAAAATTTGGATGATCTTTTTAATTTATATTCAGACTTTGTCAAAAATGAATTTAAAGTTCGCTCAATTCAAAAATTGGGTAATGATGCTCTTCAAGTGAGATTTACTATAGAATTCACAAGAAAGGATGGCAGTTCTACAAGAAAAAATAAAATAGTTATTATGTCATATAGGTATGCATCACTTGAAATGGATGATCAGCAAAGATATATTAACCCGTTAGGGTTTCAAGTTATTTCTTATAGGGTAGATGATGAATATGTATAG
- a CDS encoding transposase yields MGKSKYVNAVECSKFDYMCDRNEAIKLIKMHKNHAEGVEVWKKDVNYGKRAHIEGFFWRFKRIFGFHLKNKSEENRRNEVIIKCNLLNEFINIGIAKFQLIA; encoded by the coding sequence GTGGGTAAAAGTAAGTATGTTAATGCAGTAGAATGTTCAAAATTCGACTATATGTGTGATCGAAATGAAGCAATTAAATTAATAAAAATGCATAAAAATCACGCAGAAGGTGTAGAGGTGTGGAAAAAAGATGTAAATTATGGAAAAAGGGCTCACATAGAGGGTTTTTTTTGGAGATTTAAGCGTATATTTGGATTTCATTTAAAGAACAAATCGGAAGAAAATCGCAGAAACGAAGTAATAATAAAATGCAATTTACTCAATGAATTTATTAATATTGGCATCGCTAAATTTCAGTTGATTGCATGA
- a CDS encoding metallophosphoesterase → MNIVNVFIFLALSLIPSFHSAHSEVLYTWSQVIPENKLSVRAIIDDETCPIAHVDGEEIEMLDRTSVNNRNNIEKVCELLIQTDAKDVSIDNVQVPTLPKKINKIAFIGDTGCRINMLFQQECNSVDSWPLKKNLNSIAIHKPDLIIHVGDYHYRKTKCRNTKKCGDIYGYNKEAWYTDWFEPAKDISLQSPFLFVRGNHENCDRAYEGWFRYLDPYPFSSKKCENFVSSWSLDAGPMRFFIFDSSSGEDIFTTQNEIDAFEKQFDKLTQYGPNEPIWFLTHRPLWRSPKKKILTFESHGNLAQIEAFGDKFPSNVSAVVSGHIHIAQILLMNNVPDQIIIGNGGALLHAQDQEPIYKNVEFDYSNGKSYLAHEVRNFFGFGFAVLNLDDHEFTFYNQDNEEVYSTKLTEDFKIKTEFAKKES, encoded by the coding sequence ATGAATATAGTTAATGTTTTTATTTTTTTGGCCTTATCTCTTATACCAAGCTTCCATTCTGCTCATTCAGAAGTATTATACACGTGGTCTCAAGTTATTCCGGAAAATAAGTTAAGCGTACGCGCGATCATAGATGATGAAACATGCCCTATTGCTCATGTTGATGGCGAAGAGATAGAAATGCTGGATCGTACCTCAGTCAATAATCGAAACAATATTGAAAAAGTTTGTGAACTTTTAATACAAACAGATGCCAAAGACGTTAGTATTGACAATGTACAAGTTCCTACATTACCAAAAAAGATCAATAAAATTGCTTTTATCGGTGATACAGGCTGTAGAATAAATATGCTATTTCAGCAAGAATGTAATTCAGTAGATAGTTGGCCACTAAAAAAAAATTTGAATTCAATTGCCATTCACAAACCAGATTTAATTATCCATGTTGGCGATTATCACTATAGAAAGACAAAGTGTAGGAATACAAAAAAGTGCGGTGATATCTACGGGTATAACAAGGAAGCTTGGTATACTGATTGGTTTGAGCCAGCAAAGGATATATCTCTACAGTCTCCATTCCTTTTTGTCCGAGGAAATCATGAAAATTGTGATAGGGCCTATGAGGGGTGGTTTAGATATTTAGACCCATACCCATTTTCCTCTAAAAAATGTGAAAACTTCGTTTCTAGTTGGTCTTTAGATGCTGGACCAATGAGATTTTTTATATTTGACTCCTCGTCCGGTGAAGATATTTTCACAACTCAAAATGAAATTGATGCCTTTGAGAAACAATTTGATAAGCTAACGCAATATGGTCCTAATGAACCTATATGGTTTTTAACTCACAGACCTTTGTGGAGATCTCCGAAAAAGAAAATTTTAACATTTGAAAGCCATGGAAACCTTGCACAAATTGAAGCTTTTGGGGACAAATTTCCAAGTAACGTTTCTGCTGTAGTTTCTGGCCACATTCATATAGCTCAGATTTTATTAATGAATAATGTTCCAGACCAGATTATAATTGGAAATGGTGGTGCATTATTGCATGCTCAAGATCAAGAACCTATTTATAAAAACGTAGAATTTGACTACTCAAATGGTAAAAGCTACTTAGCACACGAGGTAAGAAATTTTTTCGGTTTTGGTTTTGCAGTGCTAAATTTAGATGATCATGAATTTACTTTCTATAATCAAGATAACGAGGAAGTATACTCTACGAAGTTAACAGAAGATTTTAAAATCAAAACAGAATTTGCTAAAAAAGAATCTTAG
- a CDS encoding GTP cyclohydrolase II, whose protein sequence is MFIKNQDRNKVERAISETRRGLPIILHDDEDNYLLVASAETLEQNLFDQYKFISDSVYITLTSSKVKYISQNEEHSGKRLLINNFVELQNLINCTQENHIKELQCSKSIDNYAISLLKLSELLPYALVADMRFKNKHEMRNWCDENDIIMLHTLLINNFERNQNIYEVCKTSLFLKQTQKVNIIAYRTESGEKEHYAIIIGNPNKDNEPLVRIHSSCYTGDLLDSLSCDCRSQLHQAIHMISDHGNGIILYLMQDGRGIGLTNKLRAYNMQREHNLDTVDANRILGFEDDERSFVVAAEMLKKLNIKKIQLLTNNTRKLSELENSGIEITKCIPLIVERNQYNNSYMETKSDKLGHRLRVS, encoded by the coding sequence ATGTTTATAAAAAACCAAGATAGAAATAAAGTAGAAAGAGCTATTAGTGAAACTAGGCGCGGCCTGCCAATTATATTACATGATGATGAAGATAATTACCTATTAGTAGCTTCTGCTGAAACTTTAGAACAGAATTTGTTCGACCAGTATAAATTTATATCAGATAGTGTATATATTACTTTAACTTCAAGTAAGGTAAAATACATATCCCAAAATGAAGAACATAGTGGCAAGCGCTTATTAATAAATAATTTTGTTGAACTGCAAAATTTAATAAACTGTACGCAAGAAAATCACATAAAAGAGTTACAATGCTCAAAATCAATCGATAATTATGCTATTTCTTTGCTTAAACTCTCAGAATTACTTCCATACGCATTAGTTGCTGATATGCGTTTTAAAAATAAACACGAAATGCGAAATTGGTGTGATGAAAATGATATTATTATGCTGCACACATTACTCATAAATAATTTTGAGCGGAACCAGAATATATATGAAGTCTGCAAAACGTCATTATTTTTAAAACAAACTCAAAAAGTAAATATCATAGCTTACAGAACTGAGAGTGGCGAAAAAGAGCATTATGCAATCATTATTGGCAATCCGAATAAAGATAATGAACCATTAGTCAGAATTCACTCTTCGTGCTACACAGGTGATTTGTTAGACAGCTTATCATGTGATTGTAGAAGTCAGTTACACCAAGCTATTCACATGATATCTGATCATGGAAACGGCATTATATTATACCTAATGCAGGATGGAAGGGGTATTGGTCTAACTAATAAGTTAAGGGCGTATAATATGCAGAGGGAACATAACCTTGATACTGTGGATGCAAATAGAATATTGGGTTTTGAAGATGATGAAAGAAGTTTTGTTGTTGCAGCAGAAATGCTTAAGAAACTCAATATAAAAAAAATTCAATTACTCACAAATAATACCAGAAAGTTGTCAGAGTTGGAAAATAGCGGTATAGAAATTACAAAATGTATACCTCTTATTGTGGAGCGTAATCAATATAATAATTCATATATGGAGACGAAGTCTGATAAATTGGGGCATAGATTAAGGGTTTCTTAG
- the virB11 gene encoding P-type DNA transfer ATPase VirB11, with the protein MNYAALDTYLEPLQGIFQEEGVNEISINKPKEVWIENRGETRCEHLEAFDLDHLKSLSRLIAQATEQKLSEEAPLLSATLPNGYRIQIVFPPACEPDKVVMSIRKPSGMQLALDDYEKMGAFSQTVTEVTDDPVDHHLNSLLKQKKIKEFLECAVINKKNIIISGGTSTGKTTFTNATLRVIPHDERIITVEDAREIVLSDHPNKVHLIASKGGQGRAKVTTQDLIEACLRLRPDRIIVGELRGAEAFSFLRAINTGHPGSISTLHADSPAMALEQIKLMVMQANLGIPPDQIIPYIRNVIDIVIQLKRSSGGKRNISEILFTRSLNENA; encoded by the coding sequence ATGAATTATGCTGCACTTGATACGTATTTAGAGCCATTACAAGGCATATTTCAAGAAGAAGGCGTAAATGAGATATCAATAAACAAGCCAAAGGAAGTATGGATTGAAAATCGTGGAGAGACAAGATGCGAACACTTAGAGGCATTTGATCTTGATCATTTAAAATCTCTAAGCAGATTGATTGCACAAGCAACAGAACAAAAACTGAGTGAAGAAGCACCTCTACTTTCAGCTACATTACCAAATGGTTATCGTATACAAATAGTATTTCCGCCAGCATGTGAGCCTGATAAAGTAGTAATGTCAATTCGTAAGCCATCTGGCATGCAATTGGCTCTTGACGATTATGAAAAAATGGGGGCTTTTTCTCAAACTGTTACAGAAGTTACTGATGATCCTGTGGATCATCATCTGAACTCACTACTCAAACAAAAGAAAATAAAAGAGTTCTTAGAATGCGCTGTAATAAATAAGAAAAATATCATAATTAGTGGTGGAACTTCAACTGGTAAAACCACTTTTACTAATGCTACTTTACGCGTTATTCCACATGATGAAAGAATTATCACTGTTGAAGATGCAAGAGAAATTGTTTTAAGTGACCATCCTAATAAAGTTCACTTGATTGCTTCCAAAGGAGGTCAAGGCAGAGCAAAAGTAACAACTCAAGACTTAATAGAAGCGTGCCTCCGTTTAAGACCAGATAGAATAATAGTTGGAGAACTTCGTGGAGCGGAAGCGTTTAGTTTTCTTAGGGCAATAAATACAGGTCATCCTGGGTCAATATCAACTCTTCATGCAGATAGTCCAGCAATGGCTCTTGAACAAATAAAATTGATGGTTATGCAGGCAAATCTTGGCATTCCTCCAGATCAAATCATACCATATATTAGAAATGTGATTGATATTGTTATTCAGCTAAAAAGAAGCAGCGGAGGGAAAAGAAATATTTCTGAAATATTATTTACTAGATCTTTGAACGAAAATGCTTAA
- the virB9 gene encoding P-type conjugative transfer protein VirB9 has protein sequence MNMYRILLVLALLISCNLNASINYSKPISVDSRIKTLVYNPNEVFTVVFSQGYYSYIEFAEGEKVKNIAVGDASSWKINPYENKLLIMPFEVSSRTNMIITTTKKRNYIFDLISRPNYDKHPETDAEKVSHDYSAEKDISYIVRFYYPQDANEFDVDLGEISPPTQMQHIVKEPEMVIQENDTKYNYTYLDEGSNEDIIPVELFDDGYLTYFKFKDNNKIPQIFVEEKDKTRLPYKRLLFDDYIIIKGVHKKLFMRYEDDEVEIINKSL, from the coding sequence ATGAATATGTATAGAATATTGTTAGTTTTAGCTTTACTAATAAGCTGTAATTTAAACGCATCTATTAACTACAGTAAGCCTATTTCTGTAGATAGCAGAATAAAAACTCTTGTGTACAACCCCAATGAAGTATTTACAGTGGTTTTTAGTCAAGGCTATTATTCTTATATCGAATTCGCAGAAGGAGAAAAAGTCAAAAACATCGCTGTTGGTGACGCATCAAGTTGGAAAATTAATCCTTATGAAAATAAGTTGCTTATAATGCCATTTGAAGTGAGCAGCCGCACTAACATGATTATTACAACAACTAAAAAAAGGAACTATATTTTTGATTTAATCTCAAGGCCTAACTACGATAAACATCCAGAAACTGATGCCGAAAAAGTAAGTCATGATTATTCCGCTGAAAAGGATATATCTTACATAGTACGTTTTTACTATCCTCAAGATGCAAATGAATTTGACGTTGATTTAGGTGAAATATCTCCACCTACTCAAATGCAACATATAGTGAAAGAGCCAGAAATGGTGATACAAGAAAATGATACGAAGTATAACTATACGTATCTTGATGAGGGTAGTAATGAAGATATCATACCGGTTGAGCTGTTTGATGATGGTTATCTAACCTATTTTAAATTTAAAGATAATAATAAAATACCTCAGATTTTTGTCGAAGAAAAGGATAAAACTAGGTTGCCTTATAAGAGGTTATTATTTGATGATTATATCATAATAAAAGGAGTGCATAAGAAATTGTTTATGCGTTATGAAGATGACGAAGTTGAAATTATAAATAAGTCACTTTAG
- a CDS encoding integrase core domain-containing protein encodes MRELGMRRNTEDKTLERNYQSKWRFLIKEYEQTKAKKHPFYRFVGDFYHANGINRQTFCKYYNRYRNSGLEKEFLPRKRGPRWESRRTDIEIEKAVIEERKKGINKYEICAILAKKLGNKTPSPSGIYNIIKRAGMNKLSTKEKEVKRKIIREKAGELAHIDCHYLSKDMIINESKRYYLVCVIDDASRIAWAEVLENIQSLNVMFAVLRCFNYIKQSYSIQFKEVMTDNGPEFASRSNLDGHPFERMLVEIGLKHLYTRPYRPQTNGKVERFWRTLNDDLIEGTTFETAQEFKDELFRYLIYYNEHRPHQALGGIAPLGFLQNLSMN; translated from the coding sequence TTGAGGGAGTTAGGTATGAGAAGAAACACAGAAGATAAAACTTTAGAGAGAAATTACCAAAGTAAATGGAGATTTTTGATCAAAGAATATGAGCAAACAAAGGCAAAAAAGCATCCATTTTATAGATTTGTAGGCGATTTTTATCACGCTAATGGAATCAACAGACAAACATTCTGTAAATATTATAATAGGTATAGAAATAGCGGATTAGAAAAAGAGTTTTTACCAAGAAAAAGAGGTCCAAGATGGGAAAGTAGAAGAACAGATATTGAAATAGAAAAAGCAGTTATAGAGGAGCGGAAAAAAGGGATAAATAAATATGAAATTTGTGCTATACTAGCAAAAAAGTTGGGCAACAAAACACCTTCTCCATCTGGTATATATAATATTATTAAGAGAGCCGGCATGAATAAGTTGAGCACAAAAGAAAAAGAGGTGAAGAGAAAGATAATCAGGGAAAAAGCTGGAGAATTGGCACATATAGACTGTCATTATTTGAGTAAAGATATGATAATAAATGAGAGCAAAAGATACTATTTAGTGTGTGTAATAGACGATGCAAGCCGTATAGCATGGGCAGAAGTTTTAGAAAATATTCAGAGTCTGAATGTAATGTTTGCAGTGCTCAGATGTTTTAATTATATAAAGCAAAGTTACAGTATTCAGTTCAAAGAAGTAATGACAGACAATGGACCAGAGTTTGCATCAAGAAGTAATTTGGATGGACATCCATTTGAAAGAATGTTAGTTGAAATTGGCTTAAAGCATTTATATACAAGGCCATATAGACCACAAACAAATGGAAAAGTAGAGCGCTTTTGGCGGACTTTAAATGATGATTTGATTGAGGGTACAACGTTTGAGACTGCTCAGGAATTTAAAGATGAATTGTTTAGATATTTAATTTATTACAATGAACACAGGCCGCATCAAGCTCTTGGAGGTATCGCTCCTTTGGGCTTTTTGCAAAATTTGTCAATGAATTAG
- a CDS encoding TrbI/VirB10 family protein, with the protein MNKDERNNSENESEIESKVVTVGSNQGHRALMIVALAVLIGGVYYFYLRPPSTESPEIITKEEIKQNFQELKENLEQVPDNIIVPERIITNPLPPLPPLPTPPIIPAVKKKEEIVIKAEEKPKETPMSNIPLLPTQRNISSSNINSNFPTSFPTIGGGGYPKDRRTAQMLALSGGGDKEGKIDDITLSNTSAQSSKATKVGKLGFMITQGKIIDVILETAISSDLQGMLRAVVSRDVYAETGDTILIPKGSRLIGGYTFDSNIAKARVNINWNRVILPHGIDIAISSPGTDELGRAGIGGIVDNKIASSLFSSILLAGVSIGSAVIGQKASNLVDSLTIMDAARSIVGTEIDVYSFRDSIIKGLDKDTDREIKEKVQDATKEKWKLDAKAIEKINNAKTQQDLLSIMKKEIASLLGIRDDQVGIDLDDINALLKQIQRKSKSVYDTAIEKSINDFSKDMRDIVDRSIDKKPTIYVHQGTSLKVFVNQDIVFPPQAILHR; encoded by the coding sequence ATGAATAAAGATGAACGTAACAATTCAGAAAACGAATCTGAGATAGAGAGCAAAGTAGTAACAGTTGGCTCTAATCAAGGTCACAGAGCATTAATGATTGTTGCCTTAGCGGTTCTAATCGGGGGAGTATATTATTTTTATTTGAGACCACCCAGTACAGAGTCTCCTGAAATCATTACAAAAGAAGAGATAAAGCAAAATTTTCAAGAATTGAAAGAAAATCTAGAACAAGTTCCAGATAATATAATAGTTCCTGAAAGGATAATAACTAATCCATTACCACCTTTACCTCCTCTTCCAACGCCACCAATCATACCAGCAGTCAAGAAAAAAGAAGAAATAGTAATAAAGGCAGAAGAGAAACCAAAAGAAACTCCAATGTCAAATATACCACTTTTGCCTACACAAAGGAACATTTCTTCTAGTAATATCAACAGTAATTTTCCCACTTCATTTCCTACAATAGGAGGTGGTGGTTATCCTAAAGACAGACGTACTGCGCAAATGCTAGCACTTTCAGGCGGAGGTGACAAAGAGGGTAAAATAGATGACATTACTTTGTCTAACACTTCAGCACAGTCCAGCAAAGCTACTAAAGTAGGCAAGCTTGGTTTCATGATTACTCAAGGCAAAATTATTGACGTTATTCTTGAAACTGCAATAAGCTCTGATCTGCAAGGAATGCTCCGTGCAGTAGTCAGTAGAGATGTTTATGCGGAAACCGGTGACACGATTTTAATACCTAAAGGCTCAAGATTAATAGGTGGCTATACATTTGACTCCAATATTGCAAAAGCTCGTGTGAATATAAATTGGAATAGAGTTATTCTTCCACATGGAATAGACATTGCTATTTCATCACCTGGCACAGATGAACTCGGTAGAGCAGGGATCGGTGGAATAGTTGACAATAAAATAGCAAGTTCCTTGTTTTCTTCAATATTACTTGCAGGCGTTTCAATTGGCTCAGCCGTTATAGGACAAAAAGCTTCTAATCTTGTTGATTCATTGACTATTATGGATGCAGCAAGATCTATTGTTGGAACTGAAATAGACGTTTATTCTTTCAGAGATTCCATTATAAAGGGTCTAGATAAAGATACAGATCGAGAGATAAAAGAGAAAGTTCAAGATGCGACAAAAGAAAAGTGGAAACTAGATGCCAAAGCGATTGAAAAAATTAACAATGCTAAAACGCAGCAGGATTTATTGAGCATAATGAAGAAAGAAATAGCAAGCTTACTGGGCATCAGAGACGATCAGGTTGGTATAGATCTGGATGATATAAATGCGTTATTAAAACAAATTCAGAGAAAAAGCAAATCTGTTTATGATACTGCAATTGAAAAATCGATTAATGATTTTTCTAAAGATATGCGAGATATAGTTGATAGGAGTATAGATAAAAAGCCAACAATTTATGTTCATCAAGGTACTTCACTCAAAGTGTTTGTTAACCAAGATATAGTATTCCCTCCACAAGCAATATTACATCGATAA